A portion of the bacterium genome contains these proteins:
- a CDS encoding DMT family transporter, producing the protein MLRLLALFMVPAVWGVGFLATRWGLQGLGPFWLTEGRFLLAALLAAPFFPWKQFKEWPAALVAAAMLLTGMLLQTIGLAHTTVAKNAFLTALYAMFIPAIGAAFLKHRIRALDWGMLAAALFGVALMCELSMDALNLGDWLTLACAVVFALHILWLDRCARRTKDVLQFGLAQVIGVGALGLPVALVAEGLPIWSGTSALPVIGLLYLTLLSTLFSFVLQIWVQSKFVPHVAGLVFLLESPIAAVAALAILGEAMTPAGFAGSLLISICAVVLVRRSREVSQPAPETPVLSAS; encoded by the coding sequence ATGCTGAGGCTGCTTGCCTTGTTCATGGTGCCGGCGGTATGGGGGGTGGGGTTCCTGGCGACCCGCTGGGGCCTTCAGGGGCTCGGTCCTTTCTGGCTGACCGAGGGGCGCTTCTTGCTCGCGGCCCTGCTCGCCGCCCCGTTCTTTCCCTGGAAGCAGTTCAAGGAGTGGCCCGCAGCATTGGTGGCGGCCGCGATGCTGCTGACGGGCATGCTGCTGCAGACGATCGGCCTCGCGCACACCACCGTCGCCAAGAATGCCTTTTTGACGGCCCTCTACGCCATGTTCATCCCCGCCATCGGCGCCGCCTTCTTGAAGCACCGCATCCGGGCCCTCGATTGGGGCATGCTCGCCGCGGCCCTCTTCGGGGTGGCCCTCATGTGCGAGCTGAGCATGGACGCCCTGAACCTGGGGGATTGGCTGACCCTGGCCTGCGCGGTGGTCTTCGCGCTGCACATCCTCTGGCTCGATCGTTGCGCCCGCCGCACGAAGGACGTGCTGCAGTTCGGTCTCGCTCAGGTGATCGGGGTCGGGGCGCTCGGTTTGCCGGTGGCCCTGGTGGCCGAAGGGCTTCCGATCTGGAGCGGCACCTCGGCGCTGCCGGTGATCGGCCTCTTGTACTTGACCCTGCTGAGCACCCTCTTCTCGTTCGTGCTCCAGATCTGGGTCCAGAGCAAGTTCGTTCCGCACGTGGCGGGCCTCGTCTTCTTGCTCGAGTCCCCCATCGCCGCCGTGGCCGCGCTGGCCATCCTGGGCGAGGCGATGACGCCCGCCGGCTTTGCGGGATCGCTCCTGATCTCGATCTGCGCGGTCGTGCTCGTCAGGCGCAGCCGCGAAGTATCTCAGCCTGCGCCTGAAACCCCCGTCCTGAGCGCCTCCTGA
- a CDS encoding glutamine--tRNA ligase/YqeY domain fusion protein, with protein sequence MDIVRADAAANTEKVAGRDFIREIIDEDLRTGKHKEVAVRFPPEPNGYLHIGHAKSICLNFGIAQEYGGRCHLRFDDTNPTKEEVEYVDSIQEDVKWLGFDWGKHLYYASDYFERIYGFAVELIKKGLAYVDSQTAEEMRANRGTLKEPGTNSPFRDRSVEENLDLFARMRAGEFEDGVHILRAKIDMASPNLNLRDPALYRIRHAHHHRTGDAWCIYPMYDFTHPISDAIEGITHSICTLEFEDHRPFYDWVLDNITIPCHPQQIEFARLNMTYTVMSKRKLLELVNTKIVRGWDDPRMPTISGMRRRGYTPKAIRDFCAGIGVTKANGTVDFALLEHYVRNDLNFTAPRVMVVTRPLKVVIENYPEGQVEFFEADNNPEDASAGTRKVPFSRTLYIEQEDFREDPPKKYFRLFPGGEVRLKHAYFITCREVIKDANGEIVEVRCTYDPATRGGDSPDGRVVKGTLHWVSAEHAVPAEVRLYNPLLKVPVATGDYESDFDPNSIEVLSDSVAEPYLKEAKAGDRFQFLRMGYFCMDPDTTADRLVFNRTSTLKDTWAKVEKKQ encoded by the coding sequence ATGGACATTGTACGCGCAGACGCGGCGGCGAACACCGAGAAGGTGGCCGGCCGGGACTTCATCCGCGAGATCATCGACGAAGACCTCCGCACGGGCAAGCACAAGGAAGTCGCCGTGCGCTTCCCCCCGGAGCCGAACGGCTACCTGCACATCGGGCACGCCAAGTCGATCTGCCTGAACTTCGGCATCGCCCAGGAGTACGGCGGTCGTTGTCACCTGCGCTTCGACGACACCAACCCCACCAAGGAAGAGGTCGAGTACGTCGACTCCATCCAGGAAGACGTGAAGTGGCTCGGCTTCGACTGGGGCAAGCACCTCTACTACGCCTCGGACTACTTCGAGCGGATCTACGGCTTCGCCGTCGAGCTGATCAAGAAGGGCTTGGCCTACGTCGATAGCCAGACCGCCGAGGAGATGCGCGCCAACCGCGGTACCCTCAAGGAGCCCGGCACCAACAGCCCGTTCCGCGATCGCTCCGTCGAGGAGAACCTCGATCTGTTCGCGCGGATGCGCGCCGGTGAGTTCGAGGACGGCGTCCACATCCTGCGCGCCAAGATCGACATGGCCTCGCCCAACCTCAACCTGCGCGATCCGGCCCTGTACCGCATCCGCCACGCGCACCACCACCGCACGGGTGATGCGTGGTGCATCTACCCGATGTACGACTTCACCCACCCGATCTCGGATGCCATCGAGGGGATCACCCACTCGATCTGCACCCTCGAGTTCGAGGATCACCGTCCCTTCTACGACTGGGTGCTCGACAACATCACCATCCCCTGCCACCCGCAGCAGATCGAGTTCGCGCGCCTGAACATGACCTACACGGTCATGAGCAAGCGTAAGCTGCTCGAGCTGGTGAACACCAAGATCGTGCGCGGCTGGGACGACCCCCGCATGCCCACCATCTCGGGCATGCGTCGCCGGGGCTACACCCCCAAGGCCATCCGCGACTTCTGCGCGGGCATCGGCGTGACCAAGGCCAACGGCACGGTCGACTTCGCGCTGCTCGAGCACTACGTGCGCAACGACCTCAACTTCACCGCGCCCCGCGTGATGGTCGTGACCCGTCCGCTCAAGGTCGTGATCGAGAACTACCCCGAAGGCCAGGTCGAGTTCTTCGAGGCCGACAACAACCCCGAGGACGCCTCGGCCGGCACCCGCAAGGTGCCCTTCTCGCGGACCCTCTACATCGAGCAGGAGGACTTCCGGGAGGATCCCCCCAAGAAGTACTTCCGCCTCTTCCCCGGTGGCGAAGTGCGCCTGAAGCACGCCTACTTCATCACCTGCCGCGAGGTGATCAAGGACGCGAACGGCGAGATCGTCGAGGTGCGCTGCACCTACGACCCTGCCACCCGTGGCGGCGACTCGCCGGACGGCCGCGTGGTCAAGGGCACCCTGCACTGGGTCTCGGCCGAGCACGCGGTGCCCGCCGAGGTGCGCCTCTACAACCCGCTGCTCAAGGTGCCGGTCGCGACCGGTGACTACGAGAGCGACTTCGACCCCAACTCGATCGAGGTCCTGTCGGACTCGGTGGCCGAGCCTTACCTCAAGGAGGCCAAGGCGGGCGATCGCTTCCAGTTCCTACGGATGGGCTACTTCTGCATGGATCCGGACACCACCGCCGATCGGCTCGTGTTCAACCGCACCTCCACCCTCAAGGACACCTGGGCGAAGGTGGAGAAGAAGCAGTAG
- the trxA gene encoding thioredoxin has translation MSKPIAVSDAEFQKEVLEADKPVLVDFWATWCGPCRMIAPVLEEMATEHQDKLKIVKIDIDANGQAAQQYGVMSIPTMILFKNGEAAERVVGFMPKAQLEAKIMGKL, from the coding sequence ATGAGCAAGCCCATCGCCGTTTCCGACGCCGAATTCCAGAAGGAAGTCCTCGAGGCCGACAAGCCCGTGCTCGTCGACTTCTGGGCCACCTGGTGCGGTCCCTGCCGCATGATCGCGCCGGTCCTCGAAGAGATGGCCACCGAGCACCAAGACAAGCTCAAGATCGTCAAGATCGACATCGACGCCAACGGCCAGGCCGCTCAGCAGTACGGCGTCATGAGCATCCCCACCATGATCCTGTTCAAGAACGGCGAGGCTGCCGAGCGCGTGGTGGGCTTCATGCCCAAGGCTCAGCTCGAAGCCAAGATCATGGGTAAGCTCTAA
- a CDS encoding S8 family serine peptidase, which produces MARRMTHRVGIGALLALFALSGCGVTSGSPLSTGGANQGANDTSMMAARKAGRVQKDAVLVKLKNLADAEAVAKAHGLEVSRRINGIQVVELRTAAKAPAADWLDVTLRKLGSDSRVAFAEPNLSLRFKATTSDEVGSNVALEGGAGEDPLRRLQYSLDAMQVEKAWQTTRGDKKIVVAVIDSGVDAKHKDLKANLSADAYDAFSDRKGLDAASPEMVSRLGGRFAALGHGTHVAGIIGAVAGNKVGITGVAPNCTMMPIKIFPGLSLKPDPRFAGQDQESVIAGVVAQGIVYATDHGAQIINMSLGFPHESQALAAAVQYALQKNVTVLVAAGNERLEGSPVNTLANQPGVIGVGATDEDDRVTFFSNAGKYVSISAPGSRVLSTMPSLFNGLVSKPYQYMDGTSMACPNAAGVAALVKSVKPNLSPAQVKDILEKSADDRGPAGYDTDYGHGRVNAERAVALAKAI; this is translated from the coding sequence ATGGCACGTCGCATGACCCACCGCGTCGGTATCGGAGCGCTGCTCGCCCTGTTCGCCTTGAGCGGCTGCGGGGTGACGAGCGGATCGCCTCTTTCGACCGGGGGCGCGAACCAGGGAGCGAACGATACGAGCATGATGGCGGCGCGCAAGGCCGGCCGGGTCCAGAAGGACGCCGTGCTCGTCAAGCTCAAGAACCTCGCCGATGCCGAGGCGGTCGCCAAGGCCCACGGTCTCGAAGTCTCGCGCCGCATCAACGGCATCCAGGTGGTCGAGCTTCGCACGGCGGCCAAGGCTCCGGCCGCCGATTGGCTGGATGTGACCCTTCGCAAGCTCGGTTCCGATTCGCGGGTCGCCTTCGCCGAGCCGAACCTATCGCTGCGTTTCAAGGCGACCACCTCCGACGAGGTGGGTTCGAACGTCGCGCTGGAAGGTGGGGCTGGCGAGGATCCGCTGCGCCGCCTCCAGTACAGCCTCGATGCCATGCAGGTGGAGAAGGCCTGGCAGACGACGCGCGGCGACAAGAAGATCGTGGTGGCGGTCATCGACTCGGGGGTCGATGCCAAGCACAAGGATCTCAAGGCCAATCTCTCGGCTGATGCCTACGACGCCTTCAGCGATCGCAAGGGCCTGGACGCGGCCTCGCCCGAGATGGTGAGCCGCCTGGGCGGCCGCTTCGCCGCCCTCGGCCACGGGACGCACGTGGCCGGCATCATCGGCGCGGTGGCGGGCAACAAGGTGGGCATCACCGGGGTCGCGCCCAACTGCACCATGATGCCGATCAAGATCTTCCCCGGCCTCTCGCTCAAGCCCGATCCGCGCTTCGCGGGCCAGGACCAGGAGAGCGTCATCGCGGGGGTCGTGGCGCAGGGGATCGTCTACGCGACCGACCACGGCGCACAGATCATCAACATGAGCCTGGGCTTCCCCCACGAGAGCCAGGCCCTTGCCGCCGCGGTCCAGTACGCCCTCCAGAAGAACGTGACGGTGCTGGTGGCCGCGGGCAACGAGCGCCTGGAAGGCAGCCCCGTCAACACCCTGGCCAACCAGCCCGGCGTCATCGGGGTCGGCGCCACCGACGAGGACGATCGCGTCACCTTCTTCTCGAACGCCGGCAAGTACGTCTCGATCTCGGCCCCCGGTTCGCGGGTCCTCTCGACCATGCCGAGCCTCTTCAACGGCCTGGTGTCCAAGCCCTACCAGTACATGGACGGCACGAGCATGGCCTGCCCGAACGCCGCCGGGGTCGCGGCCCTCGTCAAGAGCGTGAAGCCGAACCTGTCGCCCGCCCAGGTCAAGGACATCCTCGAGAAGTCGGCCGACGATCGCGGCCCGGCCGGCTACGATACCGACTACGGCCACGGCCGGGTGAACGCCGAGCGGGCAGTGGCGCTCGCCAAGGCGATCTAA
- a CDS encoding HlyC/CorC family transporter: MDVASTSWNLFLVLFFTLLNGFFVAAEFAMVKVRPSRLQQLSADGNSQARVAQHIIENLDAYLSGCQLGITLSSLALGALGEPAIATLIAPGLAAIGAPAALTHTIAFAIAFTVITALHIVIGEQAPKTLAIRKAEDTTLLVAWPLKLFYNLVYPAIWILNGMSNRFLHMLGVPPVAENEAAHTEDEIRILMKESAKSGHIDEHEMALFERVFHFAERVAREIMVPRVDMICLDRNEPFEALLAIAEQEQHTRYPVCDGDKDNIVGFVHIKDLYAAKHQDLTRITRPLMAVPASLEISQVLRQMQKAKAHMALVMDEYGGTAGMLTVEDILEEIVGEIQDEFDNERPRIERKGSAFSVDGLLLVDDLNELFGLEIEAEEDIVGGWLYTRLGHAPQIGDSIEENGVTFKVEEIEHLRITRVLVEGVTPVEGALIQ, from the coding sequence ATGGACGTTGCGAGTACCAGCTGGAACCTTTTTCTCGTTCTGTTCTTCACCCTGCTAAACGGTTTCTTCGTTGCCGCAGAGTTCGCCATGGTCAAAGTCCGGCCGAGCCGTCTCCAGCAGCTCAGTGCCGATGGCAACTCTCAGGCGCGTGTCGCGCAGCACATCATCGAGAACCTGGACGCCTACCTCTCTGGTTGTCAGCTCGGCATCACGCTCTCCTCGCTCGCCCTCGGTGCGCTCGGCGAACCAGCGATCGCGACGCTGATCGCCCCCGGCCTCGCTGCGATAGGGGCCCCCGCGGCCCTCACGCACACCATCGCCTTCGCGATCGCCTTCACCGTCATCACCGCCCTGCACATCGTGATCGGTGAGCAGGCCCCCAAGACGCTCGCCATTCGCAAGGCCGAGGACACGACGCTGCTCGTCGCCTGGCCCCTCAAGCTCTTCTACAACCTCGTCTACCCGGCCATCTGGATCCTCAACGGCATGTCGAACCGCTTCCTGCACATGCTCGGCGTCCCGCCCGTGGCCGAGAACGAAGCAGCTCACACCGAAGACGAGATCCGCATCCTCATGAAGGAGAGCGCCAAGAGCGGCCACATCGACGAGCACGAGATGGCGCTGTTCGAGCGGGTCTTCCACTTCGCCGAGCGCGTGGCCCGCGAGATCATGGTGCCCCGCGTGGACATGATCTGCCTCGACCGCAACGAGCCCTTCGAGGCGCTGCTCGCCATCGCCGAGCAAGAGCAGCACACCCGCTACCCCGTCTGCGACGGCGACAAGGACAATATCGTTGGCTTCGTCCACATCAAGGACCTCTACGCCGCCAAGCACCAGGACCTCACCCGCATCACCCGCCCGCTCATGGCGGTGCCCGCGAGCCTCGAGATCAGCCAGGTGCTGCGCCAGATGCAGAAGGCCAAGGCCCACATGGCCCTCGTCATGGACGAGTACGGCGGCACCGCCGGCATGCTGACGGTCGAGGACATCCTCGAAGAGATCGTCGGCGAGATCCAGGACGAGTTCGACAACGAGCGGCCCCGCATCGAGCGCAAGGGCAGCGCCTTCTCGGTGGACGGCCTGCTCTTGGTGGACGACCTCAACGAGCTCTTCGGCCTCGAGATCGAAGCCGAGGAGGACATCGTGGGCGGCTGGCTTTACACCCGCCTGGGCCACGCCCCGCAGATCGGGGACAGCATCGAAGAGAACGGCGTCACCTTCAAGGTCGAAGAGATCGAGCACCTGCGCATCACGCGCGTCCTGGTGGAGGGGGTCACCCCCGTCGAAGGGGCGCTGATCCAGTAA
- a CDS encoding DUF3465 domain-containing protein, with product MANFHPLLRRASLLAAILAIAGCGSVSTLQAPQVTTSSIVEAKAVPPQSAFKVVKATVIQLLPDDNVGLTHQNFKVRAITPNEGRVYEVNNSTTHGSKVPNLKVGDVLEIRGTTYQNKDKYGLHWTHKADKAGDAGYIKTADGKIYE from the coding sequence TTGGCCAACTTCCACCCCTTGCTCCGCCGCGCTTCCCTCCTGGCCGCGATCCTTGCGATCGCCGGTTGCGGCAGCGTCTCGACCCTTCAGGCACCCCAGGTCACGACCTCTTCGATCGTCGAGGCCAAGGCGGTACCGCCCCAGAGCGCGTTCAAGGTCGTCAAGGCTACGGTGATCCAGCTGCTGCCGGATGACAACGTCGGCCTGACCCACCAGAACTTCAAGGTCCGCGCCATCACCCCGAACGAGGGCCGGGTCTACGAGGTCAACAACAGCACGACCCACGGCTCCAAGGTTCCCAACCTCAAGGTGGGCGATGTCCTCGAGATCCGCGGCACCACGTACCAGAACAAGGACAAGTACGGCCTGCACTGGACCCACAAGGCGGACAAGGCCGGCGACGCCGGCTACATCAAGACCGCCGACGGCAAGATCTACGAGTAA
- a CDS encoding DUF1801 domain-containing protein, with protein sequence MPSARKTAKVSDPKEAVEQYLQALEHPLKAEFEAVRAIILNADGRLAERIKWNAPSYHYQQKDMAAFHPRSQAFVHLIFLFPDDMPIDDSIGILEGKHVGRREIKFHGMDDIQAKKPLFEKLVKDWVAYMSNQA encoded by the coding sequence ATGCCCAGCGCCAGGAAGACCGCGAAAGTCTCGGATCCCAAGGAGGCCGTCGAGCAATACCTGCAAGCACTCGAGCATCCGCTCAAGGCCGAGTTCGAGGCCGTACGAGCCATCATCCTGAACGCCGATGGCCGGCTTGCCGAACGCATCAAGTGGAACGCGCCGAGCTACCACTACCAGCAAAAGGACATGGCAGCCTTCCACCCTCGCTCCCAGGCCTTCGTCCACCTCATCTTCCTCTTCCCGGACGACATGCCCATCGACGACAGCATCGGCATCCTGGAAGGCAAGCACGTCGGCCGGCGCGAGATCAAGTTCCACGGCATGGACGACATCCAAGCCAAAAAGCCCCTCTTCGAAAAACTCGTCAAGGACTGGGTCGCCTACATGAGCAACCAAGCCTAA
- a CDS encoding hemerythrin domain-containing protein, producing MSGIDFYTNIHKALRRELFNVSVLAGSTDVSDPEALARLRAAFTEVAALLRDHARHEDDFLHPVLGLHVPDELPPLESEHAELEHRLDELEHQLSRLETAEPESHTAGLGFYRALNRYISDYLAHQDREESDVQPRLWACESQGDLGAMMGRFVAALAPHDILRNAAYMLPALSPAERAAHLSKLQRSTSPELFEQIQERLAATSLAGAR from the coding sequence ATGTCCGGCATCGATTTCTATACCAACATTCACAAAGCCTTGCGCCGAGAACTCTTCAACGTCTCGGTCCTGGCCGGCAGTACCGATGTTTCCGACCCCGAAGCGCTGGCACGCTTGCGCGCGGCGTTCACCGAGGTGGCCGCGCTCCTGCGCGATCACGCCCGGCACGAGGATGACTTCCTGCATCCCGTGCTCGGCCTCCACGTACCAGACGAACTACCGCCCCTCGAATCGGAGCACGCAGAACTCGAGCACCGCCTGGACGAACTTGAGCACCAACTATCGCGCCTCGAGACGGCCGAACCCGAGTCACACACCGCAGGTCTCGGGTTCTACCGCGCCCTGAACCGCTACATCAGCGACTACCTCGCCCACCAAGACCGAGAAGAGAGCGACGTGCAACCTCGACTTTGGGCCTGCGAAAGCCAAGGGGACCTGGGCGCGATGATGGGACGTTTCGTTGCGGCCCTGGCCCCCCACGACATCCTGCGCAACGCAGCGTACATGCTGCCTGCGCTCTCACCCGCAGAGCGCGCTGCCCATCTGTCCAAGCTCCAACGGAGCACCTCCCCGGAGCTGTTCGAGCAGATCCAGGAGCGATTGGCCGCGACGTCCCTGGCGGGGGCACGGTAG
- a CDS encoding helix-turn-helix transcriptional regulator → MRLQRFSPAAPLADVIDAVWVAEVPEPPRLTILPGTSPVACFQFGGAVTSGQGAERRVTRSGMTGMQNQAQEYGADNTLRAVMVRFTPWGAATILRESLDAFYNRHFDLADILPAHLIRTVEAQLHDATTAPDRLWIVQRFLLGQRNAASWDPLIRNAVDNIRKHEGQVQVKALARDYLISERQLERRFRQIIGTSPKQFSRIVRFQAAIRYGARGLSWAAVAQQTGYSDQSHLIKEFQALAGHSPESLLSQPPSMLAQHFNNHPGTSGFYNTVFL, encoded by the coding sequence GTGCGCCTTCAGCGTTTCTCGCCTGCGGCCCCGCTGGCCGACGTGATCGATGCCGTCTGGGTCGCCGAGGTGCCCGAGCCTCCGCGCCTGACCATCCTACCCGGCACCTCGCCTGTCGCCTGCTTTCAGTTCGGCGGCGCAGTGACGAGCGGCCAGGGGGCCGAGCGCCGGGTCACGCGTAGCGGGATGACCGGCATGCAGAATCAGGCCCAAGAGTATGGGGCCGACAACACGCTAAGGGCGGTCATGGTTCGCTTTACCCCCTGGGGAGCGGCGACGATCTTGCGAGAGTCGCTCGATGCCTTCTACAACCGCCATTTCGACTTGGCCGACATCCTACCGGCCCATCTCATTCGCACCGTTGAGGCGCAACTGCATGACGCGACGACCGCACCGGACCGCCTCTGGATCGTCCAGCGCTTCCTCCTTGGGCAGCGCAATGCAGCATCCTGGGACCCGCTCATCAGAAATGCCGTCGACAACATCCGAAAACACGAGGGGCAGGTCCAGGTGAAAGCCTTGGCGCGTGATTACCTGATCAGCGAGCGCCAGCTCGAGCGCAGGTTCAGACAAATCATCGGGACAAGTCCCAAGCAGTTCTCTCGGATCGTCCGATTCCAGGCGGCCATCCGTTACGGCGCCCGAGGGCTATCGTGGGCCGCCGTCGCTCAGCAGACGGGCTACAGCGACCAGAGCCATCTGATCAAGGAATTTCAGGCACTCGCAGGCCACTCACCCGAAAGCCTTCTCTCTCAACCACCCAGCATGTTGGCGCAGCATTTCAACAATCATCCGGGCACGTCGGGTTTTTACAATACGGTCTTCCTCTAG
- a CDS encoding glycosyltransferase family 2 protein, whose translation MQWLEGLFWSSVGVVFYAYLGYGAIVMLLSPLLARRHWILPIMPSVTLLIAAYDEEAVIEAKLRNCLALDYPRSKLDILVVTDGSSDGTYAIARRFAPQGVRVEHQDERRGKLHALQRVLPLAEGEIIVCTDANTLLNSESLRMMMRHFGDPEVGCVAGEKRIQPGDQDVSAGEGLYWRYESFLKRLDSRMGAVMGAAGELLAFRRACYEPLPPDTILEDFVLSMRLLQQGFRVVYEPAAYARETASRSIADEFKRKARIVAGGWQAVFRLRGLLWPSRPLVTFQYVSHRLLRWLVVPFLLPLLLGLNGFLAYQGGALYRTLLALQGGFYLAAAYGWLVQRGGQRARWYYLPFYFVFMNVAALAGAWRFWTRRQAVTWEKVRRYSTPET comes from the coding sequence ATGCAGTGGCTCGAAGGACTTTTCTGGAGCTCGGTGGGGGTGGTCTTCTACGCCTACCTCGGGTACGGCGCGATCGTCATGCTCCTGTCGCCGCTCCTTGCTCGCCGTCATTGGATCCTGCCGATCATGCCCTCGGTGACCCTCTTGATCGCTGCCTACGATGAGGAGGCGGTCATCGAGGCCAAGCTCCGCAACTGTCTGGCGCTCGACTACCCGCGCAGCAAGCTGGACATCCTGGTGGTCACCGACGGCAGTTCGGACGGGACCTACGCGATCGCGCGCCGCTTCGCGCCCCAGGGCGTGCGGGTCGAGCACCAGGACGAGCGGCGGGGCAAGCTTCACGCCCTGCAGCGGGTCTTGCCCCTGGCCGAGGGCGAGATCATCGTTTGCACCGACGCCAACACCCTCTTGAACTCCGAGAGCCTGCGGATGATGATGCGCCACTTCGGGGATCCCGAGGTGGGGTGCGTGGCGGGCGAGAAGCGCATCCAGCCCGGGGATCAGGACGTGAGTGCTGGCGAGGGGCTCTACTGGCGCTACGAGTCCTTCCTCAAGCGCCTGGACTCGCGGATGGGGGCAGTGATGGGGGCGGCCGGCGAATTGCTCGCCTTTCGTCGCGCGTGCTACGAGCCCTTGCCGCCGGATACGATTCTCGAGGACTTCGTCCTCTCCATGCGCCTGCTGCAGCAGGGCTTCCGAGTGGTCTACGAGCCGGCGGCCTATGCGCGCGAGACGGCCTCACGCTCGATCGCCGACGAGTTCAAGCGCAAGGCCCGCATCGTGGCGGGCGGCTGGCAGGCAGTTTTTCGGTTGCGTGGCCTGCTGTGGCCTTCACGGCCCCTAGTGACCTTCCAGTACGTCTCGCACCGTCTCTTGCGCTGGCTCGTGGTGCCGTTCCTGCTGCCGCTGCTCCTGGGACTCAACGGCTTCCTTGCTTATCAAGGGGGCGCGCTCTACCGGACCCTGCTCGCGCTGCAGGGGGGCTTCTACCTGGCGGCGGCTTATGGGTGGTTGGTACAGCGGGGCGGGCAGCGAGCGCGCTGGTATTACCTGCCCTTCTACTTCGTGTTCATGAACGTGGCGGCCCTCGCTGGGGCCTGGCGGTTCTGGACCCGGCGCCAGGCGGTGACCTGGGAGAAAGTGCGCCGCTATTCCACGCCTGAAACGTGA
- a CDS encoding M48 family metallopeptidase, which produces METQITYTKARTARARLRGACLVMTIPRHWPRAEQDAAIAKFTKWGQKQSSALAALPVAPSAPPLSIEALTDMVARINDETVQVHYAGVRIGNARYTRLAQVNLKTKILTFSRHAIDGMPERALRYLILHELAHLIHPNHSSAYWAVVGKHMPDYREQRKIAQHHFALAAQRGEVPTAPAPEKPAAPAKLPELQPGPKLPPGFEQLSLF; this is translated from the coding sequence TTGGAGACCCAGATCACCTACACGAAGGCGCGTACCGCGCGCGCGCGCCTGAGAGGCGCATGCCTGGTGATGACCATTCCCCGCCACTGGCCGCGCGCCGAGCAAGACGCAGCGATCGCGAAGTTCACCAAGTGGGGGCAAAAGCAATCGTCGGCCCTGGCCGCCCTCCCGGTCGCTCCAAGCGCCCCGCCCCTCTCGATCGAAGCGCTCACCGACATGGTGGCCCGCATCAACGACGAGACCGTCCAGGTCCACTACGCAGGGGTGCGAATCGGCAACGCCCGCTACACTCGCCTGGCACAGGTCAACCTCAAGACCAAGATCCTGACCTTCTCGCGCCACGCCATCGACGGCATGCCCGAGCGGGCGCTACGCTACCTCATCCTCCACGAGCTGGCGCACCTGATCCACCCCAACCACTCGAGCGCCTACTGGGCCGTGGTCGGCAAGCACATGCCCGACTACCGCGAGCAACGCAAGATCGCCCAGCACCACTTCGCCCTCGCCGCGCAGCGCGGCGAGGTGCCCACGGCCCCTGCCCCCGAAAAGCCGGCGGCCCCGGCGAAGCTGCCTGAGCTTCAACCAGGGCCCAAGTTGCCGCCCGGCTTCGAGCAGCTGAGTCTCTTCTGA